One part of the Aspergillus fumigatus Af293 chromosome 7, whole genome shotgun sequence genome encodes these proteins:
- a CDS encoding putative MFS monocarboxylate transporter: MATNTVTVDPGPKLMNRGLLASYGAFQEYYQTVLLISQSPSSISWVGSVQATLIVMVGVVTGPLVDLGYLRVLITVGMTLVVFGIMMTSLATQYYQVLLAQGFCIGIGGGIAYIPAMVVISSNFTTKRPIAIGCAAIGSSVGSVVFPIMFRQLQPRIGFPWTVRSIGFINLILGLLSILILCRKPGKKSRARSMIEWRAFSDLPFMLFSISLTCVMLAYYIPLFYVPSYARTRLHTTRSLSFYLVAIINGASAFGRVVPYLLSAYIAPIAILCLAIAGCALAMFTWIAATNLPGFIVWACYWGFLSGVLVTAPTAIIGHPALCPDAKYLGTRMGMMWGISSLGSLVGTPIAGALVDLSQANFLRAQVFAGCLMAGGVMLQLWPVLVVIKHDRSNRKR, translated from the exons ATGGCAACCAATACAGTCACCGTGGACCCTGGGCCCAAGCTAATGAACAGGGGACTGCTTGCGTCGTATGGCGCATTCCAAGAGTATTATCAGACGGTACTGCTGATATCGCAGTCGCCGTCGTCCATCTCCTGGGTGGGCAGTGTGCAGGCCACCCTGATCGTCATGGTTGGCGTCGTGACCGGTCCGCTGGTTGATCTGGGGTATCTGCGGGTTCTGATCACTGTTGGAATGACCCTTGTGGTCTTCGGGATTATGATGACCAGTCTGGCGACGCAGTACTACCAG GTCCTCCTGGCTCAAGGCTTCTGCATCGGTATCGGCGGGGGTATCGCCTACATCCCCGCGATGGTAGTCATCTCAAGCAACTTCACGACGAAACGGCCCATCGCAATCGGCTGCGCCGCCATCGGCTCCAGCGTCGGCAGCGTCGTCTTCCCCATCATGTTCCGGCAACTGCAACCGCGCATCGGCTTCCCCTGGACCGTGCGCAGCATTGGCTTCATCAATCTGATTTTAGGGCTCCTGTcaatcctcatcctctgccgCAAACCAGGCAAGAAGTCGCGCGCCCGCAGTATGATCGAATGGCGCGCCTTCAGCGACCTCCCCTTCATgctcttctcgatctccctCACCTGCGTCATGCTGGCATACTACATCCCGCTCTTCTACGTCCCCTCGTACGCGCGCACCCGGCTCCACACCACCCGCAGCCTCTCCTTCTACCTGgtcgccatcatcaacggcgcCTCCGCCTTCGGCCGCGTCGTCCCCTACCTCCTCAGCGCGTACATCGCGCCGATCGCCATCCTCTGTCTGGCCATCGCCGGCTGCGCACTCGCCATGTTCACCTGGATCGCGGCGACGAATCTTCCCGGCTTCATCGTCTGGGCCTGCTACTGGGGGTTCCTCAGCGGGGTGCTGGTCACCGCGCCCACCGCGATCATCGGCCATCCAGCCCTGTGTCCGGACGCGAAATACCTGGGGACGCGCATGGGGATGATGTGGGGGATCAGTTCGCTTGGATCGCTGGTGGGGACGCCCATCGCAGGGGCGCTGGTGGATCTATCGCAGGCGAATTTTCTCAGGGCGCAGGTGTTTGCGGGCTGTTTGATGGCCGGAGGAGTGATGTTGCAGTTGTGGCCGGTTCTGGTGGTAATCAAACATGATCGATCCAACCGGAAAAGGTAA
- a CDS encoding putative short chain dehydrogenase/reductase, translating into MTNTPSTVVLITGANSGIGFAIAKTIVLASPDYHVIMGSRSLENGQNAVQAIQSSEATKGSLSSVQLDVTDPTSTASAAKQIEAQFGRVDVLVNNAGVFSQSHVTKTAMEETFAVNSIGPALVSEVCNPLLMKSARPYSIFISSILGSLSEAADPSSSVHYYDGVAYRMSKAALDTLVVQQHKQFSPKGIRVFAVCPGLVRSNLRGKSEEDVSAGGRAGDPMVPAEMILGIIQGKRDADAGKFLRGDMSGIGFGCRIGGYPEYQGWSQFGAGQPKLERQTKAVGHTLDTHMLKAGDMNTEDFMNV; encoded by the exons ATGACGAACACACCGTCCACTGTCGTGCTCATCACAG GCGCAAACTCGGGCATCGGCTTCGCAATAGCTAAAACCATTGTGTTAGCCTCGCCAGACTACCACGTCATCATGGGCAGCCGCTCTCTGGAGAATGGCCAGAATGCAGTCCAAGCAATCCAGTCCTCGGAGGCCACCAAGGGCTCTCTGTCTAGCGTGCAGCTCGACGTCACAGACCCTACCTCAACTGCATCTGCCGCAAAGCAAATTGAAGCGCAGTTCGGCCGTGTCGACGTCCTGGTCAATAATGCCGGTGTCTTCTCACAATCCCACGTAACCAAAACGGCAATGGAGGAGACCTTTGCGGTCAACTCTATCGGGCCTGCACTGGTGTCCGAGGTCTGTAATCCCTTATTGATGAAGTCAGCTCGCCCGTACTCGATTTTCATCTCTAGTATTCTGGGTTCGTTGTCCGAGGCGGCTGATCCCTCGTCTTCGGTGCATTATTATGACGGCGTCGCGTATCGGATGAGTAAGGCTGCTCTGGATACGTTGGTTGTACAGCAGCATAAGCAGTTTAGCCCCAAGGGGATTAGGGTTTTTGCTGTGTGCCCGGGGTTGGTGAGGTCAAATCTGAGAGGGAAGAGTGAGGAAGATGTGTCCGCGGGAGGGAGGGCGGGCGATCCCATGGTTCCAGCGGAGATGATACTGGGGATAATTCAGGGGAAGCGAGATGCTGATGCAGGGAAGTTTTTGCGTGGTGACATG TCTGGAATCGGCTTCGGTTGCAGGATTGGAGGATATCCTGAATATCAAGGATGGTCACAATTTGGAGCTGGTCAGCCTAAGCTGGAGAGGCAGACCAAAGCCGTTGGTCATACACTTGATACTCACATGTTGAAGGCTGGCGATATGAACACGGAAGATTTCATGAACGTCTAG
- a CDS encoding Zn(II)2Cys6 transcription factor — MVATQMMTSTPVDMRSWQTVFRLPPPDQPQSPPYHARRPHKKSRAGCLTCKRRRVKCDETRPFCRRCEKLGAPCSYGGSPRSQDLQKTNEPDGTVCSLSLKSLESMVSRVLATDSDCFDISTWKTANDTRPVTIVAFQHFTKYSTDTVGNPFIRQVMKSDMIRVAFGCPHLMYTILGVGSLHLNRIRPQDPTWRLAEVYFWQQAIKAYQAALSSKVSPHNVDELLSTCMFMGITSLCPDRFQPTDSWVLTNAPGAMNWLCLQSGIRTIIKLAGPYIQSSIWASAFQQTHQEEVQLYEEGVPQGREGLDPDLADLCGIDDSTTAASMNPYYEPLRLLAAISGLEKNMKNAAQCASFMGRLDNDFLALLRERDPPALLILAQWMGLLCTLSEWQPWVEGRIRGECTAICMYLEHSTDPRVRRLLLFPASACGYHLTYA; from the exons ATGGTTGCAACCCAGATGATGACCTCGACTCCTGTCGATATGCGCTCATGGCAGACAGTGTTCCGTCTCCCGCCTCCTGACCAACCCCAGTCACCACCGTATCATGCCCGACGACCCCATAAAAAGTCCCGCGCCGGCTGCCTCACATGTAAGCGGCGGAGAGTAAAA TGCGACGAAACGAGGCCTTTTTGCCGACGATGCGAGAAGCTGGGTGCTCCTTGCAGCTATGGTGGTTCTCCCCGGAGTCAGGACCTTCAGAAGACGAATGAACCAGACGGCACCGTCTGCTCTCTGTCGCTAAAGAGTCTGGAATCGATGGTCAGCCGGGTTCTGGCGACAGACTCGGACTGTTTTGACATTAGCACATGGAAAACGGCCAATGACACTCGGCCTGTAACAATCGTGGCGTTCCAGCACTTTACGAAGTATTCTACCGACACCGTTGGCAATCCTTTTATACGGCAAGTCATGAAGAGCGATATGATTCGGGTCGCCTTTGGA TGTCCGCATCTTATGTATACCATCCTCGGCGTCGGCAGCCTCCATCTCAACCGAATCCGTCCCCAGGATCCAACCTGGCGACTCGCAGAAGTCTACTTTTGGCAGCAGGCAATCAAGGCATACCAGGCCGCGCTATCGTCAAAGGTCTCCCCGCACAATGTGGACGAGCTTCTGTCAACCTGCATGTTCATGGGCATTACCTCCCTCTGCCCCGATCGGTTCCAGCCTACTGACTCGTGGGTTCTAACGAACGCACCCGGGGCAATGAACTGGCTCTGCTTGCAGAGCGGCATCCgcaccatcatcaagctcgcTGGGCCGTACATACAGTCTAGCATCTGGGCATCGGCATTCCAGCAGACTCACCAGGAAGAAGTTCAGTTGTACGAGGAGGGCGTCCCCCAGGGCCGCGAGGGGCTTGACCCAGACCTGGCCGATTTATGTGGGATTGATGATTCGACCACCGCCGCATCGATGAATCCGTACTATGAGCCTCTCAGATTACTGGCGGCCATATCCGGCTTGGAAAAGAACATGAAGAATGCTGCTCAATGCGCGTCTTTCATGGGCAGGCTGGACAATGATTTTCTTGCACTCCTGAGGGAGAGAGACCCGCCCGCGCTGTTGATCCTGGCGCAGTGGATGGGTCTCTTGTGTACGCTGTCCGAATGGCAGCCCTGGGTCGAGGGGCGGATCCGCGGCGAATGCACTGCTATCTGCATGTATCTAGAGCATAGCACCGACCCCCGGGTTCGGCGGCTGCTTCTGTTCCCGGCGAGCGCGTGCGGATATCACTTGACATACGCTTAA
- a CDS encoding purple acid phosphatase family protein, producing MVRNTPVIMALSIFATGALAAVDYPPIPSDLTTPFQQRLAVYGPNAISIGWNTFEKLDQSCVEYGISSNALTSRACSSISTTYATSRTYSNVVVLTGLTPATTYYYKIVSGNSTVNHFLSPRTPGDTTPFSMDVVIDLGVYGKDGYTVASKKIKKSDVPYIQPELNHTTIGRLARTIDDYELVIHPGDTAYADDWYLRVDNLLTGKDSYQSILEQFYNQLAPIAGRKPYMASPGNHEADCTEIPFTSGLCPEGQRNFTDFMHRFANTMPRAFASSSSSSTAQSLAAKAKSLSNPPFWYSFEYGMAHIVMIDTETDFPDAPDGPGGSAGLNSGPFGSANQQLDFLAADLASVDRTVTPWVIVAGHRPWYTTGLSRCAPCQAAFEGLLYKHGVDLGVFGHVHNSQRFLPVVNGTADPKGMNDPAAPMYIVAGGAGNIEGLSRVGLKPAYTAFAYDEDYSYATVRFLNRTALQVDFIRSSTGEVLDSSTLYKSHTTQFTVQ from the exons ATGGTGAGAAACACGCCAGTGATCATGGCCTTGTCCATCTTTGCGACAGGCGCATTGGCTGCAGTTGATTATCCTCCTATTCCCAGTGACTTGACAACTCCCTTCCAGCAGCGCCTTGCTGTGTATGGTCCTAACG CCATATCAATTGGATGGAACACATTCGAGAAACTGGACCAGAGCTGCGTTGAGTATGGCATTTCCAGTAATGCACTCACCTCCAGGGCATGTTCGTCGATATCAACAACGTATGCGACTTCGCGCACATACTCCAACGTGGTTGTGTTGACGGGCCTGACCCCCGCCACGACCTACTACTACAAGATCGTCTCGGGCAACTCGACAGTCAACCATTTCCTCAGTCCTCGGACTCCAGGTGATACTACTCCGTTCAGCATGGATGTTGTCATTGACCTTGGCGTGTACGGCAAGGACGGGTACACCGTTGCTTCGAAAAAGATCAAAAAGTCCGACGTTCCCTACATCCAACCTGAGCTCAACCACACCACCATCGGACGACTAGCCCGCACAATCGATGATTACGAGCTCGTTATCCATCCTGGAGATACAGCATATGCTGATGACTGGTATCTGCGTGTCGATAACCTCCTGACCGGCAAGGATTCGTATCAGTCAATCCTGGAGCAGTTCTACAACCAGCTCGCCCCAATCGCCGGCCGCAAGCCCTACATGGCCAGCCCCGGCAACCACGAGGCCGACTGCACGGAAATACCGTTCACGTCCGGCCTCTGCCCTGAAGGCCAGCGCAACTTCACCGACTTCATGCACCGCTTCGCCAACACCATGCCCAGAGCCttcgcctcatcctcctccagctcaaCCGCCCAGTCCCTCGCCGCCAAGGCCAAATCCCTCTCCAACCCACCCTTCTGGTACTCCTTCGAATACGGCATGGCCCACATCGTCATGATCGACACCGAGACCGACTTCCCCGACGCCCCCGACGGCCCGGGGGGCTCCGCCGGCCTCAACAGCGGGCCCTTTGGCAGCGCAAACCAACAGCTCGACTTTCTAGCCGCTGACCTCGCCAGTGTCGACCGCACCGTCACCCCCTGGGTGATTGTCGCTGGCCACCGACCCTGGTACACCACCGGCCTCAGCCGCTGCGCGCCCTGCCAAGCCGCCTTTGAGGGCCTGCTCTACAAACACGGCGTGGACCTCGGGGTCTTCGGACACGTACACAACTCGCAGCGCTTTCTGCCGGTCGTGAATGGCACCGCCGACCCCAAGGGGATGAACGACCCCGCGGCGCCGATGTACATCGTTGCCGGCGGGGCGGGCAACATCGAGGGGTTGAGCCGGGTGGGCCTGAAACCGGCGTATACCGCCTTTGCATACGATGAGGATTACTCCTATGCGACGGTGCGGTTTCTGAATCGCACGGCTCTGCAGGTGGATTTCATCCGGTCGAGTACTGGCGAAGTGCTGGATTCGAGTACATTGTATAAGAGTCATACGACGCAGTTCACGGTGCAGTAG
- a CDS encoding GNAT family N-acetyltransferase gives MSHRPLGPVVALPPAQLPSEVTLIGRTVALTKLSADHAAQLFPLVGGDDATKIALWDYMADGPFSDPITFQEAIAAKSRSSDPFYFAVIDIRQNPDPEKGHAVGYLSLMNIVPQHLSIEIGNVLFSPTLQRTTVATEAFYLALKYAIDDLGFRRVEWKCNALNAPSRRAALRLGFTFEGIFRQHMVIKGRNRDTAWFSMLREEWEGGVKGAMEEWLQESNFDESGGQQKSLEELRMGRQP, from the coding sequence ATGTCCCATCGGCCCCTGGGTCCAGTTGTCGCATTGCCTCCGGCCCAACTGCCCTCGGAGGTTACCCTCATCGGCCGCACGGTTGCTCTGACCAAACTAAGCGCAGACCACGCCGCTCAGCTATTCCCTCTGGTCGGTGGTGACGATGCAACAAAAATCGCCCTCTGGGACTACATGGCCGATGGTCCATTCAGCGACCCCATAACTTTCCAAGAAGCAATCGCGGCCAAATCGCGGTCTTCGGATCCGTTCTATTTCGCTGTCATAGACATTCGCCAGAACCCCGACCCCGAGAAAGGACATGCTGTGGGCTATCTTTCGTTAATGAACATTGTCCCTCAGCATCTCAGCATTGAGATTGGGAATGTACTGTTTTCTCCAACGTTACAGCGGACGACAGTCGCTACCGAGGCGTTCTACCTTGCCCTCAAGTACGCGATTGACGATTTGGGGTTCCGCCGCGTGGAGTGGAAGTGTAATGCGCTGAATGCGCCTTCCAGACGGGCTGCGCTGAGACTGGGGTTTACCTTTGAGGGGATCTTTCGGCAGCATATGGTGATTAAAGGAAGGAATAGAGATACGGCGTGGTTTTCGATGCTGCGTGAGGAATGGGAAGGGGGTGTCAAGGGGGCTATGGAGGAGTGGCTGCAGGAGAGCAACTTTGACGAAAGTGGTGGGCAGCAGAAGAGTCTTGAAGAGCTGCGGATGGGAAGGCAGCCATAA
- a CDS encoding alpha/beta fold hydrolase, translating to MTCQDRPYSRDPHNDIRITLYSNLNWKHNDAHSINCPQYKYTLSASPLIFNYRLRKKRSLPKYPETIMPSGFASNNLYWETEAPLQKGKPTVLFIHASWMSSAMWEETIQLLAPQLPEVNLLRVDLNGHGKTTAGRKEYTLWNQAEDVLTLLRELELSNVLIAAISMGSMIALRLVLLDQARFSGLVLLASNASEATNAQRDAFYQLRDIWVATPAPSEQIMNAAILSWGGNPDVEGPRATRIKQDWIQRHSGAENVEPTLTSMMERDAVLNRLGEFRVPVLLIHGEDDKTYPLQDAVEIKERLVNADVRLEVVKDEGHLLIHLREAKDVAEWIQGFVQKVLK from the exons ATGACTTGTCAGGATAGGCCGTATTCAAGAGATCCACATAACGATATCCGCATAACGTTATACTCCAACCTTAACTGGAAGCATAACGATGCACATTCCATCAATTGTCCACAATATAAATACACTCTTTCGGCTTCTCCGCTGATCTTCAACTACAGACTCAGGAAAAAGAGATCATTACCTAAATATCCAGAAACCATCATGCCTTCCGGATTCGCCAGCAACAACCTTTATTGGGAGACAGAGGCACCTCTGCAAAAGGGCAAACCCACCGTTCTTTTCATCCATGCTTCATGGATGTCATCGGCTATGTGGGAAGAGAccatccagcttctcgcaCCACAGTTGCCAGAGGTCAACCTCCTCCGCGTCGACTTGAATGGCCACGGGAAGACCACTGCCGGCCGCAAGGAATATACCCTCTGGAACCAAGCTGAGGATGTCCTTACTCTCTTG AGAGAGCTTGAACTGTCCAACGTACTGATCGCGGCCATCTCCATGGGCTCGATGATCGCCCTCCGCCTGGTGCTACTCGACCAAGCTAGATTCTCAGGCCTCGTCCTCCTTGCCTCCAACGCATCAGAGGCGACCAACGCTCAACGTGATGCCTTCTACCAGCTTCGCGATATCTGGGTTGCGACACCTGCTCCCAGCGAGCAGATCATGAACGCCGCGATCCTCAGCTGGGGCGGGAATCCTGATGTCGAGGGACCGCGTGCGACTCGTATCAAACAAGACTGGATTCAGCGTCATTCAGGCGCTGAGAATGTGGAGCCTACACTGACCTCGATGATGGAAAGAGATGCGGTGCTTAATCGACTAGGGGAATTTCGTGTGCCGGTTCTCCTGATTCATGGGGAGGATGATAAAACGTATCCGCTGCAGGATGCCGTGGAGATTAAAGAACGGCTTGTTAACGCAGATGTGCGCTTGGAGGTTGTCAAGGACGAGGGTCATCTGTTGATTCACTTGAGGGAGGCTAAGGATGTGGCTGAATGGATCCAGGGTTTTGTACAGAAGGTCCTTAAATGA
- a CDS encoding HAD family hydrolase: MADLVILDFDGTIFDTREAIQHAARLTFTTLLPTHEIPYAKARRLMATGAGLSETFRALHPDPSTFNEEKWVATYRSLYAAHEEKFTNPFPGLRELLEGLHSRRIPIAIVSNKAVPPIKTALERMELAEFVPEALIIGDGTPGAKRKPDATSFTDVLVPRLKGVYGEGFAVDPSRVLMVGDTITDLKYARNIGARGCWCRFGQGDKEECESFRPDYAVDSLAEVLEIAVKE; encoded by the coding sequence ATGGCCGACCTCGTGATCCTCGACTTCGACGGCACAATCTTCGACACCCGCGAAGCAATCCAACACGCCGCAAGACTCACGTTCACCACCCTCCTCCCCACCCACGAGATCCCCTATGCCAAAGCCCGACGGCTGATGGCCACCGGCGCGGGGCTGTCAGAGACCTTCCGCGCTCTCCACCCCGATCCATCAACCTTCAACGAGGAAAAATGGGTCGCGACCTACCGATCCCTCTACGCGGCGCACGAGGAGAAATTCACGAACCCGTTCCCCGGTCTCCGTGAGCTACTGGAGGGGCTCCACTCACGGCGAATCCCCATTGCAATCGTGAGTAATAAGGCGGTTCCACCGATTAAGACGGCGTTGGAGAGAATGGAGCTAGCGGAGTTCGTTCCGGAGGCGCTGATCATCGGGGATGGGACGCCGGGGGCGAAAAGGAAGCCTGACGCAACGAGTTTCACGGACGTGCTGGTACCGCGGTTGAAAGGGGTATACGGGGAGGGGTTTGCGGTAGACCCGAGCAGGGTGCTGATGGTTGGGGACACGATTACGGATCTGAAGTATGCGCGCAATATCGGGGCGAGGGGATGTTGGTGTCGATTTGGGCAGGGCGATAAGGAGGAGTGCGAATCGTTCCGGCCGGATTATGCGGTGGATTCGTTGGCGGAGGTTCTGGAGATTGCGGTCAAGGAGTAG